A window of Motilibacter rhizosphaerae genomic DNA:
CCCGCGGGCGTCCCTGCGCGAGGACCTCACGGTGCCCTCGACGACGCACACGACCTGCCCGTGGAAGGGCGAGGCGTCGTACCTCTCGCTGCAGGTCGACGGCAAGGAGAACCCGGACGCCGTCTGGTACTACCCGGAGCCGAAGGCCGCCGCCTCGTCCATCACCGACCGGGTGGCGTTCTGGCGCGGGGTCGTCGTCAGCGAGTAGCGGTCCCCCTGGGGGGCTCAGCCGAGCGCGAGGGACACGTCCTCCGCGCCGGCAGGGCTGCCGCAGCAGCCGGGGCGCACTCCGGTCACGTCGATGAGGCAGACGGGGCACGCGGGTGCGCCGGCGACGACCTTGGCCGCGCCGTCCGCGGACGGCCACGAGGCGCCGCACGAGGTGCAGCTGGTGAGGGCCACCGCTCCTCCTCCCTAGGCTTCGTCGCACGAGGGTACGAGCCGGAGGTGACGCCCAGATGACCAGGCTGCGACTGGCGCAGGACGAGCAGGCCGACGCGCTGCTCGCCGCCGACCCGCTGGCCCTGCTGCTGGGGATGCTGCTCGACCAGCAGATCCCGATGGAGAAGGCGTTCAAGGGTCCGGAGGTGCTGCGCTCGCGGCTCGACGGCCCCTTCACCGCCGAGGCGATCGCGGGGCACCCCGACCTCGCCGCCGTCTTCGCACAGCCGCCGGCGGTCCACCGTTTCCCGGGCTCGATGGCCGGGCGCGTGCAGGAGCTCTGCCGCGTGCTGGTCGCGACGTACGGCGGGTCGGCGGCCGCCGTGTGGGAGGGCGTCGAGCCGGCGACCGAGGTGCTGCGGCGGCTCAAGGAGCTGCCGGGCTTCGGCGACCAGAAGGCGCGCATCTTCCTGGCCCTGCTGGGCAAGCAGCTCGGCGTACAGCCTGAGGGGTGGCGCGAGGCTGCGGGCTCCTACGGCGATGAGGGGTCGTTCCGCTCGGTCGCCGACGTAGTCGACGGCGAGTCCCTGCTCAAGGTGCGCGCGTTCAAGCAGGAGATGAAGGCCAAGGCGAAGGCGCGCTGATGGTGGACTTCCGGCCGTTCGCGGCCTGGCGGCCGGTTCCCGCTGCGGCGTCGCGGGTCCTGGCCCCGCCGTACGACGTGGTGGACGTGGCGCAGGCGCGCGCGCTCGCCGTCGACCCCGACAGCTTCCTGCACGTGTCGCGGCCGGACATCGACTGCCCTCCTGGTGCGGACGAGGGTGCGTGGGCGCACGCCGCCCTCGACGGGCTCGTGACCCGGGGCGTGCTGCGCGAAGAGCCTGCTGCCGCGTACTTCGCCTACCGGCAGACGTCAGGTGCGCACGTGCAGACCGGGCTGGTCGGCCTCGCGTCGGTGGCGGACTACCGGTCCGGCGCCGTCGCGACGCACGAGCTGACCCGGGCGGACAAGGAGCTCGACCGGGTGCAGCACCTGGAGGCCCTGTCGGCCCACGACGAACCGGTGTTCCTGGTGTCGCGGGAGTTCCCGGAGCTCTCGCTCGACGAGCCGCCGGAGACCTCGGTGGTCGCGCCGGACGGGGTGCTGCACGAGGTGTGGCGGGTGTCTGATGTGCCTGCCGTGCGGGACTTCTTCACTGGCGTGCCACGGATCTACGTCGCCGACGGGCACCACCGCTCCGCCGCGGCGGCACGGGTGCACGAGGCATTGCGACTGCCTGGGACGTCGGCTTTCCTCGCGGTGGTGCTGCCGGTCGAGGACGTACGCGTCCTGGCCTACGACCGGGTGGTCTCCTCTGCCGGGGGGCTCGAGGTCGCCGACATCGCCGCCGCGGGGTTCACGGTGGCGGCGGTCCCGTCGCCGTCCCGGCCGGCGTCGCCGCACGAGTTCTGCCTGCGACTGAGGGGTTCGTGGTGGTCGCTGCGGGCCCTCGACGTCCCGGACGACCCGGTGGGCGCGCTGGACGTGACCCTGCTGCAGGAGCGCCTGCTGGGGCCGCTGCTCGGGATCGTCGACCCGCGTACGGATCCGCGGATCTCGTTCGTTGGCGGGGCGGAGGATCTGCGGCTGCTGGAGGCCGCGGAGGGCGAGGTGGCCGTGGGGCTGCACCCCACATCGGTCGAGGAGATGCTGCGCTGCGCGGACGCCGGGCTGGTGATGCCGCCGAAGTCGACGTGGTTCGACCCGAAGCTGGGGAGCGGGCTGTTCGTGCACCGGTGGGGCTGAGGGTCTGGACGCGCGGGTCAGTGGGCGCGAGCGAGCCGCAAGCGAGGATCCTCCCAGGGCGTCACTCTCCCCTGAGCCGCTGACCCGCAGGCGAGCACCTCAAACCGCGGCGTCACCAGATGGGCGTGGTGCTGCCGGGGTCGCGGTCGATGGTGTGCCGGGCTTTGATGGGTGGCCGGTCGTCGGGTGGTCTGAGGTGGAAGAGGCCCGGCCGGTCGGGGTCGGGTTCGACGGTCCAGCCGTCCTCGTGGGCGATCTGGTGGTGCCGCTTGCAGAACAGCGCGTAGCTGCCGACGTCGGAGAGCCCGCCCTCCGACCAGGGGATCACGTGGTGGGCTTCGAGGCGGATCCGGTCGCAGCCGGGGACGATGCACCCCCCGTCCCGCGCTTTGAGCGCTCTCAGCTGCGCGTTGGTGGCGAACCGCTTGGCGCGGCCTTCGGCGAGCGGGACTCCCAGCTCGGTGGTGAGCAGCGGGGTGATGACCGCGTCGCAGGTGAGCAGCTCCAGCGCCGTCGGGCCGAGTGAGCGGGTGAGCAGCGAGGCGAGCGGCGACCGGGCGGCCCACGCGGGGTCGTCGCCGCGGAGGGTCGCGACGTCAGCGACGAGGGTGAGCCGGGGGCGGGACCCGTTGACCTCCGGGACGGTGTCGAGGTCCGCGACCAGGCCGATTGCGTCAGCCAACGCGTCGTGCCGGCGCTGCGCCGCTGTCCTGTCGTCGGGGGCGCCGTCGATCCCCGGCACCGGCGTGGCGAGGCCGGTGAGGACCTGCTCCAGCAGGTCCCCGAGCTCGGGGGCGAGCAGGCCCGTGACGTGCCGCCACCCGTCCAGCGTCCTCGTCGTAGTGAAGGAGCGCTGGGCGAGGCGGCGCTGCTCCCGCTCCGCCGCAGACTCCCCGACCCCGGCGGCCTCCGCCGCTACCTGGACCAGGCGGGTGAGGTCGTCGGGGGTGTTGTCCCGGGCGAAGTCCACCAGCGCCTTCTCCAAGCGCGGCAGCTCGTCCGGGGTGTCGGCGAGGTAGCCGACCACGGGCGCGATGCGGCGGACGTGCTGCCACGACACCTCGCCGTGTGACAGTGCGTCAGCTGCAAGTGGCAGCGAGCGCAGGGCGCGCGCGACGCGTACCCGAGCACGGGCATCGGCCTCACCCACGTGGGTGTGGTGCCGCAGCCACGACGCCGCCGTCACCGCGAAGTCCGCCCGGTACGCCTGCCGCGAGTCGAACGCCTCCAGCACCCTCGCGTCCGCCGCGTCGAGCACCGCGCGGGTCGCGTGCAGCTCCTTCAGCAGCGGCCCGAGCTCCGCGAGATCGACCTCGGTCAGATCGAGCGCGGCGAGCTCGGCGAGGCAGGCACGAGCCTGCTCCACCAGCTCACGAGCACTCGAACGCATGTTCGAATTCTACCCGAAGGGGAGCTGGACCGGAAGCAGAAAGCGCTGCCGGAACGGAAGAATGCACGCCACATCGGCAACAGTGGCACACAGCCGCAAGGTATCGACTGCACGCTCCTGAGAGCACGACCCGAGCCGTCGGACGGACAGCGCAAGTCGGTCACCCGGGGAGAGCGGCAGCCACACGACGTGCAGGATCACGGGGATTTTGGTGCCCTGCTCTCAAGTTGTGCATGATCACGGTGGTCTTGGTGCCCGTGCTCCCAAGACGTGCATGATCACGGTGGTCTTGGTGCCCGTGCCGCCACCCCTACCCGCGCCACCCCAGGACCTGCATGATCACGGGGAAGCTGGGCGCTACAGCGCCCACGGGGGCGTGATCTCCGCGCCGCCCACCCTCGCGCGCATCCCCGCCGTCGTGCAGGCGAGCAGGTCGGCGGGCTCGTCGAAGGGGTTGTCCAGCAGGAACTCCTCCCCCGGGGGCACAACGACGCCATCGCCTGCCGCGAGCTCCCATGACGCGTCGCCGACGTGCGCAACCACGCGGCCGCGCTGGACCAGGAGCACCTCCTCCTCGGTCATCGAGTGGCGCGGGCTGCTCGCGCCGGGCGGGGCGGTGACGGTCCACATCGCGAGCGTGGTCGTCCCGCGGCTGGGCGAGGCCAGCGGGGTGAAGCGGAAGCCGTGCATCTCGACGGGCTCGGCGGTGGCGCGGACGACGGCCATGAGCGGCGCTCCTCAGTCAGGTAGGTTGACCACATTCCAGCAGTCACCGTCACACAAGGTCAAGTGACTTGACCGGGAGGAGCACCTGTGGACCTCGGCCTGCCCGAGCTGCTCCTCGTCGTGACCCGGGGGGTGTTCGAGCGCGTGCACGAGCAGCTCGCCGCGGAGGGGCACGACATCCGGCCTGCGCACGGCTTCGCCTTCCAGCTGATCGCCAGCGCGGGAGGGGCGTCGGGCGCGGACGTGGCCGCGCACCTCGGCATCACCAAGCAGGCCGCCGCCCAGCTGCTCGACGGGCTCGAGCGGGCCGGCTACGTCACGCGCGGCAGCGACCCGAGCGACCACCGCGCCCGCCCGGCCGTCCTCACCGAGCGGGGGTGGGAGTGCATCCGGCACGGCGAGCGGCTGTGGCGGGAGAGCGAGCGGGAGGCCGTCGCGGTGCTCGGCGCCGACGCGTACGCCGCCCTCCGCGAGAGCCTCGCCCGGCTCGCCGGGGCCGGCGGGATGCTGGAGCCGCCGCTGCGGCTCAAGCCCGTCTGGTGAGGCGGTTCGCGCTCCCCCGGGGGCGCGTGGTTGCATCGGAGGGCACGCTGCCCCGGGCGAGGAGGCCACCCATGCAGGACGATCTGCGCGCCGCGCTGCTGGGCGCCAAGGTCGATGTCCGCATCGTCGCGTTCCTGGACGAGCTCTCGGCGCAGCACTCGCTGGTGCCCTACGACGGCTCCTCCTCCGACGAGACCGGGTACGTCGCGGTGGCCACCGAGCCCCGCGGCTTCGTCGTCCTCTACGTCCACCGCGACGCGGTCCAGGTGTCGCTGCAGCCCGAGACCGGCCGCCGCTTCCGCGACGAGCAGCACCTCGAGGCGAGCACGGGCGACACCACCTGGCACGTCACGCTGCCGGCCGACCTGCTCGTCGACAGCATCGGCCACGGCCTCGCGACGCGCGTGGCGAAGCAGGCGCTCGAGGAGTCCTTCGCCCGCCGCGGTCGGGCCGCACCGACGGCGACGCGGGCCTCGCGGGCGGCCCGGGCACCGCGTACGCCGCGCAGCCCTGCCGCGCCCAAGAAGGTCGAGCGGCCGCCCGCCGTCTGCCCCGGCTGCTTCCAGGTCCTCCCGATGACCGGCGTCTGCGACACCTGCGGCTGAGGGCTCAGCGCACGACGTAGGACCACCGGTAGGTCCCCGGCCCCACCAGGTGCTCGGCCAGCGTGTCCGGCCCGCAGCTCGCCGTGCCGAGCCCGCGGTGCGCCGCGTCGAGCGTCACGACGAGCCCCTCGGTCGCGGGCAGCTCCTGCGGGTGGGTCGCCGCAGCCAGTTCGGCCGCGCTCCACGGGGACACGCTGACCTGCCGCGGCTCGTCGAGCTCGAGCGCGAGCAGGTCGCCGAAGGCGATGGACCGTACGCCGTGGCGCCCGCCGTTCTCCTGCGGGCGGAGGTACGGCGTGTGCCAGTCCCCCACCGGCGCCGTCCACGTGCCGGGCTCGGCCGCGGCGCTGCGGTCGGGGTAGGTCTCGCTGCGGGGGCCGGACCAGGTCAGCTCGTCCGGCACCTCCCGCAGCCGCAGCACGGACCCGACGCGCGGCAGGTCCTCGAGCGACGCCGGGACGTCGACCGACTCCTCGACGAGCACCGCGCCGCCCGCGAGCCCGGTGAGGACCTGGGTGGAGCGCACCAGGACATCCGCCGCGCTGTAGTCGGCCGTGACTGTCGAGCGCGGCCCGTCGTGCTCGATGCCCACGAGCCGTCGCTCCAGCCGGTCGAGGCCCGCTGCGGCCCAGGCTCCCGCCATGCCGCCGATGCGGTC
This region includes:
- a CDS encoding DUF427 domain-containing protein, translated to MKAVWNGTVVAESDDTVVVEGNHYFPRASLREDLTVPSTTHTTCPWKGEASYLSLQVDGKENPDAVWYYPEPKAAASSITDRVAFWRGVVVSE
- a CDS encoding HhH-GPD-type base excision DNA repair protein; its protein translation is MTRLRLAQDEQADALLAADPLALLLGMLLDQQIPMEKAFKGPEVLRSRLDGPFTAEAIAGHPDLAAVFAQPPAVHRFPGSMAGRVQELCRVLVATYGGSAAAVWEGVEPATEVLRRLKELPGFGDQKARIFLALLGKQLGVQPEGWREAAGSYGDEGSFRSVADVVDGESLLKVRAFKQEMKAKAKAR
- a CDS encoding HNH endonuclease signature motif containing protein encodes the protein MRSSARELVEQARACLAELAALDLTEVDLAELGPLLKELHATRAVLDAADARVLEAFDSRQAYRADFAVTAASWLRHHTHVGEADARARVRVARALRSLPLAADALSHGEVSWQHVRRIAPVVGYLADTPDELPRLEKALVDFARDNTPDDLTRLVQVAAEAAGVGESAAEREQRRLAQRSFTTTRTLDGWRHVTGLLAPELGDLLEQVLTGLATPVPGIDGAPDDRTAAQRRHDALADAIGLVADLDTVPEVNGSRPRLTLVADVATLRGDDPAWAARSPLASLLTRSLGPTALELLTCDAVITPLLTTELGVPLAEGRAKRFATNAQLRALKARDGGCIVPGCDRIRLEAHHVIPWSEGGLSDVGSYALFCKRHHQIAHEDGWTVEPDPDRPGLFHLRPPDDRPPIKARHTIDRDPGSTTPIW
- a CDS encoding cupin domain-containing protein; protein product: MAVVRATAEPVEMHGFRFTPLASPSRGTTTLAMWTVTAPPGASSPRHSMTEEEVLLVQRGRVVAHVGDASWELAAGDGVVVPPGEEFLLDNPFDEPADLLACTTAGMRARVGGAEITPPWAL
- a CDS encoding DUF1015 domain-containing protein, which produces MVDFRPFAAWRPVPAAASRVLAPPYDVVDVAQARALAVDPDSFLHVSRPDIDCPPGADEGAWAHAALDGLVTRGVLREEPAAAYFAYRQTSGAHVQTGLVGLASVADYRSGAVATHELTRADKELDRVQHLEALSAHDEPVFLVSREFPELSLDEPPETSVVAPDGVLHEVWRVSDVPAVRDFFTGVPRIYVADGHHRSAAAARVHEALRLPGTSAFLAVVLPVEDVRVLAYDRVVSSAGGLEVADIAAAGFTVAAVPSPSRPASPHEFCLRLRGSWWSLRALDVPDDPVGALDVTLLQERLLGPLLGIVDPRTDPRISFVGGAEDLRLLEAAEGEVAVGLHPTSVEEMLRCADAGLVMPPKSTWFDPKLGSGLFVHRWG
- a CDS encoding MarR family winged helix-turn-helix transcriptional regulator is translated as MDLGLPELLLVVTRGVFERVHEQLAAEGHDIRPAHGFAFQLIASAGGASGADVAAHLGITKQAAAQLLDGLERAGYVTRGSDPSDHRARPAVLTERGWECIRHGERLWRESEREAVAVLGADAYAALRESLARLAGAGGMLEPPLRLKPVW